In one Aquificaceae bacterium genomic region, the following are encoded:
- a CDS encoding C40 family peptidase, with translation MRGVVAGLILSFSFVFASPENIVLTALTYMERPYQFGANDLYRMDCSAFVQRVFKVNGIRLPRTTAEQSRIGIEVDPRNLKPGDLLFFTTYRPGPSHVGIYIGNGKFVHASEKAGITINRIDEPYWSRRFLFARRVEQLNAFYARSERQAKPLSQNSKRDEIADLIFILVNR, from the coding sequence ATGAGGGGAGTTGTGGCAGGGTTAATACTGAGTTTTAGTTTTGTGTTTGCAAGTCCAGAAAATATAGTGCTTACCGCCCTCACCTACATGGAAAGACCCTATCAATTCGGTGCTAACGACCTATACAGGATGGATTGCTCTGCCTTTGTGCAAAGGGTTTTTAAGGTTAACGGTATAAGACTTCCAAGAACCACTGCGGAACAATCACGTATAGGCATTGAGGTAGACCCCAGAAATCTGAAGCCCGGAGACCTTCTCTTTTTTACCACCTACAGACCAGGACCATCTCATGTAGGCATATACATAGGCAACGGAAAGTTTGTGCATGCCAGTGAGAAGGCTGGTATAACAATAAACAGGATAGATGAGCCCTATTGGAGCAGAAGGTTTCTCTTTGCAAGAAGGGTGGAACAGCTCAACGCCTTCTATGCGAGGTCCGAAAGACAAGCAAAGCCTCTAAGCCAAAACTCAAAAAGGGATGAGATAGCGGACCTAATCTTTA
- a CDS encoding geranylgeranyl reductase family protein, producing the protein MLYDAVVVGGGPAGASTAYHLSKSGLRVLMVEKEKLPRFKLCAGCLSARTLRLLPEGYKGLILNTISSGKLGYRGLQEYEVEANREVAYIVDRSEFDHFLVQKALEVGAELLIGEFMGFEKEGNQYKVYTSRGNFYTDYLIGADGFHSKTAKLLGYKKRKFFRSLELFTEGYLRDKVLIEIGWVSRGYLWVFPHGDGISLGIATTGRENLLEILRNYALSKNINFKHPKGWHIPFPEGKKDIQIGKERVLLAGDSANMTDPLLGEGIYYALWAGKILAKAIIQNPSEPTKAYELMLKPLVEELIYAGKIARLAYRFQSVAFKMGKDYALRNFYRVLTGDKTYKDIYWKGWLEFLKHLTRERIACILRRHEGSCGRVNTEF; encoded by the coding sequence GTGCTTTACGACGCTGTAGTTGTGGGTGGTGGTCCTGCTGGGGCTTCCACTGCCTACCATCTTTCAAAATCTGGTCTTAGGGTTCTAATGGTTGAAAAGGAAAAACTTCCAAGGTTTAAACTCTGTGCAGGTTGTCTGTCTGCGAGAACCCTAAGGCTTCTGCCAGAGGGCTACAAAGGGTTGATACTAAACACGATAAGCTCTGGAAAACTTGGCTATAGGGGTCTGCAGGAGTATGAGGTGGAGGCAAACAGAGAGGTTGCTTACATAGTTGATAGGTCTGAGTTTGACCACTTTTTGGTGCAAAAAGCTCTTGAAGTTGGTGCGGAACTCCTTATCGGGGAGTTTATGGGCTTTGAGAAGGAGGGAAACCAATACAAGGTCTATACAAGCAGGGGAAACTTCTACACAGACTATCTAATTGGTGCGGACGGCTTTCATTCTAAAACCGCAAAACTTCTTGGATACAAGAAAAGAAAGTTTTTCAGAAGTCTTGAGCTGTTTACAGAGGGTTATCTAAGGGATAAGGTTTTAATTGAGATAGGATGGGTAAGTAGGGGTTATCTTTGGGTGTTTCCTCATGGTGATGGCATAAGCCTTGGCATTGCAACCACTGGAAGGGAAAACCTGCTTGAGATACTAAGGAACTACGCTCTCAGTAAAAACATAAACTTTAAACATCCAAAGGGTTGGCATATACCCTTTCCAGAAGGGAAAAAGGACATTCAAATAGGCAAAGAGAGAGTTTTGCTCGCAGGAGATTCTGCCAATATGACAGACCCTCTGCTTGGTGAAGGCATATACTACGCCCTTTGGGCAGGCAAAATCCTCGCAAAAGCCATAATACAAAACCCCTCTGAACCAACAAAAGCCTACGAACTAATGCTGAAACCATTGGTAGAAGAGCTCATATACGCAGGAAAGATAGCAAGACTTGCTTATAGGTTTCAAAGCGTTGCCTTCAAAATGGGAAAAGATTACGCATTGAGAAATTTTTATCGTGTGCTCACGGGGGATAAAACTTATAAGGACATATATTGGAAGGGTTGGCTTGAGTTTTTAAAGCACTTGACAAGGGAGAGAATAGCTTGTATACTCAGAAGGCATGAGGGGAGTTGTGGCAGGGTTAATACTGAGTTTTAG